In the genome of Rhopalosiphum padi isolate XX-2018 chromosome 1, ASM2088224v1, whole genome shotgun sequence, the window GTGATATAAaccgttttttttattgtctggtTAACAACGACCCGGTGGAAGGAAGCCTAATCAAAATCGTTGGCGtgaataccattttttttccgTTACAAACACAATGTCTTTAGTGTTGGTATCTCTTGTCCCATCATcatcttttattaaattgttgagattgtatatatttgttctGTTATCTGTTGTTTGTCGTTTGATGATTCACCGTTTTCTTTCATTTACTCGAGTTCCGCCACACGGTTGACATCTCCAACGCCATAAACTCATTTCAGATATTTTCATTGACAAATCTTCGATATGAATCCCAGGTGagtaacaactataatatttatgcacatGCACGAGCTTCCGAATTTCCGGTAACTCGGTTTTTACTTGCTGTTTTCATTGTTTGCAAATGTTATCCGTCCCCATCTTATCTGCACATGACTGAGGTCTGaatagttttttcaaaaaataccataattatttaatttatagttcatCGGTAATTCTGGCAACGTCACCGCCGTAATCATTATTCAAATGTAGGTAATTGTGGTTATAGGTAAATGTTCgaccaaacaaataataaatcacaaaatcCATTTCGAATTTATAATGGATACCTATCTACATCAACAACTTTCTATCGCGTAACTTGATAGTTGACAGTGTTAAGTGTTATGTATTGCCATTCTGTTATTTTGTAGTCCTAAGTGACTAAGTAGAATATTATGCAATGCACATACGTCTTCGCCGCAACTGTCAGGATCGACTAATTGTTATACAAATAATCATCGAAGTCACGTTATCATATACCTATCaaatgaataaacaataataaaaaaactattttttactgCATGCATATATACGTGAATATATCATATAGCTACTAACTAATTTACATAAACTACCTCTACAGGTGGTTCATGACGTCAAGTTAACGCTCTCCGTGTCGCACAAATTTATAGAACAACCCCAACCGGCTTACAATGATAAGATGAggaatttattttgttctacaaatatacaatttttattttataattttaattcaatttttttttaataatactaaataaaagtaACTAAAACAATGTAGTGAATCATAAGCATAATATTCTGtccatgatataaataatatcaaacaaattgTAGGATTTGTAAGGCATAACACTTGTAGAGGTTacacaaacacaaaaaaaagtttagtaaCACTGTTTGGTAGTTTCTGCAGCaacctattttaaatacatgatgAATCTATTTTGATGTTTCAATTATcaacatataaattttattttattacagccCAAACAAACTCACTGAAAATAATACAGATTCTaattcaaataatgaaaaacaagATGAGGAGTATGTGGtgaaaaagattttaaataagcGTATACAGCATGGTAAGGTGGAATACCTACTGAAATGGAAAGGTTTCAGTGATTCGGAAAATTCTTGGGAACCTATTGAAAATCTTGATTGTGaagatttgataaaaaaatatgaaaaagaaagaaaaagaaaaagcaAGCCATCAAATACAATTGATTCCAATTCTTCTGATGagtctgataataataatactgagcATCAGAAAGTAGCAGAAAAAGTTGTGCATGTTAAAAAACTGCGTGGCAagattacatattgtattaaatttgaaggaATTAAAAAACCTGTGGAGATCAAATCTAAAAAGGCTACAAAATTATATCCACAACTCATAATCAAAcactatcataaaaaatatgtatggaaaaaataattaactgtttTAATCAAATCCTAAAGTAAATatcttgaattattttatttttttattatatgtgacAATTATGccttacagaaaaaaataaaatacttaaatgttaGCAACTTAATatactttcataaaataattaactatttttatttcactgatacaatttaataatagtgtatttttaaaatgtattaatatttcaatttatgttgataagtaactaattaattttgaattttttcattatttatttgtttaaattgtaacgcaatagtaaataaatatatatatatatatatgctaatttaagtttatttactttatatttggTTGTTTAAAATGTAGGTTAAACattcaatactattttatttaataattaaagcaTTTTTCACCATttcttatcttttattattattagacagaACCCTAGTACTTTAGTaccatagatttttttatattatttatatacatgactAACTAGTATGCCCAAATGTGCTGATTTTCTAGCAAGTGtccctttaaatatttttattatttcaggtCCTCAAAATATACCGATTGTTACTCAGCATCTAGCTTTTAACCCaacttcaaataattattattttatattaaaattagtggTAATTGTAGTCAAATTTATTCAATACTATGATCATGTTTTTTAATCGTAAGTAAtttgataaaagttttaaatatgtatttaacaaGAAGATTCAAAACAAACTACATATTCATATTctataattggttttttataataataatataaatataaatcgaatCTAGTTATgtgtgatgtataatattaatggtacGTTGTGATTgctcaattaaaatttaagagaattaattaaaaatcagagcATGTTTAATTAATCACTAAAAAGTTAGGCCACAATCTTTTTATCACTattttaagtatgaaaaaagtagttatatgtatattatatacatttaaaaactagtttgttcatgttttaagaataatttcatCTTTAATGCCACCTGCCTTTTTGTACCAATATGTCAGCACATAGATTTTGAGCGAGGCATATGCCTAAaatctgaattttaaaataaaataatattaatacaaatattaaattaaaaataagaatgttaTACTTTGAACTAAtagcaaattaaaaacatttcaataataatttgtttttaaaacatgcacaaactttgtaattttttacCAATATCACTATTAAAATATCTGCAAAATAACagccaaaaaatctaaaaaatttatactttatttaggAAAAAGATGCAAAGGATTTTAAAGTAGTTTTCGTTTAATTAAACTAgaaaataacatgaaatataaagATTGTATTGGCACCATCAGTAAtcagaaaattaataaacaaaaatatagttaaatttgtaattgcTACATTTTCAAGTAAACTGTAAACTATACATCCTTATTCTACCAAGCAGGTGGTCTTTaggatttacaattataatatcattactattttataataaataaatattcaagtgTAGTTATTGGTAACTCAAACATTTAGATTGCTGTTGATGAAACATAGTCATCTCTATCTTTTAGATTAGGTAAGTAAAGAACTTCCTAAAACCAATCACTTTACAGTATCTTGTGACagcttaagtatattatagccTACAGGTGGAAATAATGTTAATCTTGAACCAATTATTACAAGTTGGTGCACATTGAAAGAAgcagttatatttaatacaaataactatgagtatattaaaacttaaatagaaAAACCAACAATGATTCATCAGCAAGTCTAGAGTTGTAAGAAAAtgctcatttaaaaaaaaattaactttaaaggACAAATTCgagtaattacaaatttaagaaGATACCAAAATGAATTTACtatgatcattaaaaattatgagaaatataatttcagaactatcaaatattaaatatatataatttcaattgcatcacaaatattaataacctaccttttacaatgatttaaaataaaaaagtcaaaaaccattttttcaaaaaaatttttttagtttgaaaatagCCATTTTGTATTGAAACAATACCACAGAAATGTGATTGGGAATGAGAAGGCATTTTAGTATAGCAGCACTTGCTTTCATTatcaaagaaatattatataatgtgttaaataaaaaaaaaacttcaaagtCGGTAGTTAGAAAATAGAGCTaaacatatttcatttatattttattatttttacaatttgactcatttttaattatttattatttttagttgatatatttttttttaagatacatAATTCTTTGTATGTCTGGTTTAAATGAATCTGCGGAGTATCATACTATTTTTGTGTGTGATATTGTTTTACTCATTTTGAACGGTATTGGGTCATGTTTATGCTGTAATGGAAAGCGCAGATAAATAactatgtaaaatgttattgaattttatattcaatattatttaaaatatataggttaagaaaaaaaaaacaatgttttagaaaatattataaatgataataactgtaaaaatatcaatgaaatatGCAAAATGTGCATTTTAAACTTACCATCATAAAGTTCAGATTTCTAGCTAGACATGCTATTATCTGAGagcatataaaactatatacaattCCAACAACTTCCGAGCCAATAAATAAGACCTATGACCAGTTAAGAAAATGGTAAGATACTAGAATCTGTAGTCAAGATACTTAGTATTAATTAACACCATAgaatatatacatgttttatatctATGATTAACACGAACCTTGTTAATGCAGCTTTTATCTTAGTTGTACATTTCGTCGCCACTACGCAGTACGCAATACGCATTCAATGTGTTTTCGCTACAGATTTCTTAAGTATAGAAGTCTGTACTGTGGGTAGTTTTCGTCGTTTTCGAAGACTGATAATCTGTCACTGATTGCACAATGTAAATAAagactgataagtgataacaataacaaaactactttaaaattattattaataatatgacgaaAATGAAACCTAAACAACGCTTCAGAGATGGCTTTGTGCGTCAATATCACCACCGCTGTGCCTGTTGCGGCAGACCGTATTCAGTAATACGCCTATTACCTTTATTATCTCTGAAACGAAATTATCGCGGTGTAATTACGGGAGAGGCCGCATTATTTTTGGTCATACATCAATTATTGCGGCGAAAATGACAGGTAGAGAAACAAAAATGTATGGTATAGAAAAAAGGTATACATTAATTGCGCCGGTCGATATTctgatgtaaatatgtaatacattgtTGTATGCAACTGCACCGAGTGCACCGAAAGgttcctaaaaatataatatattgtgtggcgtgtgcataatattattgtctattaccATTTACTATTGATTTTAGAACTTCCAGATAAGCCTTGTAGATCATTtggtaaattagtaa includes:
- the LOC132931795 gene encoding chromobox protein homolog 1-like; amino-acid sequence: MNPSPNKLTENNTDSNSNNEKQDEEYVVKKILNKRIQHGKVEYLLKWKGFSDSENSWEPIENLDCEDLIKKYEKERKRKSKPSNTIDSNSSDESDNNNTEHQKVAEKVVHVKKLRGKITYCIKFEGIKKPVEIKSKKATKLYPQLIIKHYHKKYVWKK